In Elaeis guineensis isolate ETL-2024a chromosome 1, EG11, whole genome shotgun sequence, a genomic segment contains:
- the LOC105061368 gene encoding NADH--cytochrome b5 reductase 1: protein MMESLNSPSVEIVGITVAVVAIAAGAAYLYLTKKPKGCLDPENFKDFRLAEKKQLCHNVAKFRFALPTPTSVLGLPIGQHISCRGKDSLGEEVIKPYTPTTLDSDLGCFELVIKMYPQGRMSHHFREMRVGEYLSVKGPKGRFKYRPGQVRAFGMIAGGSGITPMFQVTRAILENPKDETKVYLIYANVTYEDILLKEELDGLASNYPTRFKVYYVLNQPPDQWNGGVGFVSKEMIQAHCPAPAPDIQVLRCGPPPMNKAMAAHLDDLGYTKEMQFQF, encoded by the exons ATGATGGAGTCGTTGAATTCCCCGAGCGTCGAGATCGTCGGGATCACCGTCGCCGTTGTAGCCATCGCTGCCGGCGCGGCCTACCTCTACCTCACCAAGAAACCCAAGG GTTGCCTGGACCCTGAAAACTTCAAGGATTTCAGACTCGCGGAGAAAAAGCAGCTGTGTCATAACGTGGCCAAGTTTCGATTCGCTCTTCCTACACCTACTTCTGTGCTGGGTCTTCCTATTGGACAGCATATCAGTTGCAG GGGAAAGGACAGTCTTGGTGAAGAAGTTATTAAACCATATACACCAACTACTCTGGACTCTGATCTTGGGTGCTTTGAACTTGTTATAAAG ATGTATCCTCAAGGAAGAATGTCTCATCATTTCCGTGAAATGCGAGTTGGAGAATATTTATCTGTGAAGGGACCTAAG GGTCGTTTCAAATACCGACCTGGGCAAGTCAGAGCATTTGGAATGATAGCTGGAGGATCTGGTATAACTCCAATGTTTCAG GTTACAAGAGCAATACTGGAAAACCCAAAGGACGAAACAAAGGTTTATCTTATCTATGCCAATGTCACGTATGAAGATATTCTGCTTAAG GAAGAACTTGACGGCCTTGCCAGCAACTACCCAACTCGCTTCAAAGTCTACTATGTGTTAAATCAG CCCCCCGATCAATGGAATGGTGGTGTTGGTTTTGTTTCAAAGGAAATGATTCAAGCACATTGTCCTGCACCAGCACCTGACATCCAG GTTTTGAGATGTGGCCCACCTCCCATGAACAAGGCTATGGCTGCACACCTGGATGATTTGGGATACACAAAGGAGATGCAGTTCCAATTCTAA